From one Microlunatus sp. Gsoil 973 genomic stretch:
- a CDS encoding glycoside hydrolase family 3 C-terminal domain-containing protein: MTADTERPVGQDQDVEAVLGQLTLEEKAALSIGGDIWHTAAVERLGIEPIMVSDGPHGLRAQFQTGDHVGLGDSVPATCYPTASALASSWNPDLVRRVGAAIGREALRWQVSVVLGPGVNMKRSPLCGRNFEYLSEDPWLAGELATAMVQGIQSQGVGASLKHFAVNNQETDRMRVSAEVDQRTLREIYLPAFERVIKVAEPWTVMCSYNKINRTYASQHHWLLTEVLREEWGYDGLVMSDWGAVHDRPAAVAAGLDLEMPPLIGHSDVAVVRAVRDGTLPESTLDETVRRVLRLVARSRPARQAEHAFDEDDHHRIAREAARQSAVLLKNSDGLLPVGSPGQRILVIGEFAREPRFQGAGSSQVNPTRIDIPLDELATLAGPDVTVDFVPGYSLEDAASDEGLRAEALTAAREADAVLAFLGLPASAESEGFDRTRLDLPDNQLALLDALQDHRDKVAVILANGSAVRTSTWQHQVSAILECWLSGQAAGGAVAELLLGRANPSGKLAETIPIRLQDNSSYLNFPGGDGIVRYGEGIFIGYRGYDRSEQEVSFPFGHGLSYTSFQISEPSAVVQGSVESGDLIVTITATVTNTGRRGGAEVVQAYVGDPLSIVPRPVRELKAFARVELQPGESADVAMTLDERAFAFWSERLNRWAVEAGEFVISVGSSSRDLAGSTSIMIDAPSVTGPIHRDSTMAEWLADPAAAAMLTADPRIDGALQAMDEPMRAMFGDMPASTVAGFGFLGFDLGALDDMISKLNNDVKETDV; the protein is encoded by the coding sequence ATGACCGCTGACACCGAGCGTCCTGTCGGACAGGACCAAGATGTCGAAGCAGTTCTTGGGCAGCTGACCCTGGAGGAGAAGGCCGCGCTGAGCATCGGCGGTGACATCTGGCACACCGCCGCCGTCGAGCGGCTCGGCATCGAGCCGATCATGGTATCGGATGGACCGCACGGACTGCGGGCGCAGTTCCAGACCGGTGACCATGTTGGGCTGGGTGACAGCGTGCCGGCGACCTGCTACCCGACCGCCTCGGCACTCGCCTCCTCCTGGAACCCTGATCTTGTCCGCCGGGTCGGTGCGGCGATCGGCCGGGAGGCGCTGCGCTGGCAGGTGTCGGTGGTGCTCGGGCCGGGGGTCAACATGAAGCGGTCGCCACTGTGCGGGCGGAACTTCGAATACCTGTCCGAAGACCCCTGGCTGGCCGGTGAGCTGGCGACGGCGATGGTGCAGGGCATCCAGAGCCAGGGTGTCGGCGCCTCGCTGAAGCACTTCGCGGTCAACAACCAGGAGACCGACCGGATGCGGGTGAGTGCGGAAGTTGATCAACGGACTCTCCGGGAGATCTACCTGCCGGCCTTCGAACGGGTGATCAAGGTCGCGGAGCCATGGACGGTGATGTGTTCCTACAACAAGATCAACAGAACGTACGCCTCGCAGCATCATTGGCTGCTGACCGAGGTGCTCAGGGAGGAATGGGGTTATGACGGTCTGGTGATGTCGGACTGGGGTGCAGTCCATGATCGTCCGGCGGCGGTTGCTGCCGGGCTGGATCTGGAGATGCCGCCGCTGATCGGGCACAGCGACGTCGCAGTCGTCAGGGCCGTACGCGACGGGACGCTGCCCGAGTCCACCCTGGACGAGACCGTACGACGAGTGCTGCGGCTGGTCGCCAGGTCCCGTCCGGCACGACAGGCCGAGCACGCCTTCGACGAGGATGATCATCATCGGATCGCCCGCGAGGCGGCCCGGCAGTCGGCCGTCCTGCTGAAGAATTCGGATGGGCTGTTGCCGGTCGGATCGCCCGGGCAACGAATCCTGGTGATCGGAGAGTTCGCCCGCGAACCGCGGTTCCAGGGCGCCGGGTCCTCCCAGGTCAACCCGACTCGGATCGACATCCCGCTGGACGAACTGGCGACCCTGGCCGGTCCGGACGTGACCGTCGACTTCGTCCCCGGCTACAGCCTGGAGGACGCTGCGAGCGACGAAGGGTTGCGTGCCGAGGCGCTGACGGCGGCCCGGGAGGCTGACGCAGTGCTCGCATTCCTCGGACTGCCGGCGTCGGCCGAGTCCGAAGGATTCGACCGGACCCGGCTGGATCTGCCCGACAACCAGCTGGCACTGCTGGACGCCCTGCAGGATCATCGCGACAAGGTCGCGGTCATCCTGGCCAACGGCTCGGCGGTGCGGACGTCGACCTGGCAGCATCAGGTCTCGGCCATCCTCGAGTGCTGGCTGTCCGGCCAGGCGGCCGGTGGCGCGGTGGCCGAACTGTTGCTCGGCCGGGCGAACCCGTCCGGCAAGCTTGCCGAGACCATCCCCATCCGGTTGCAGGACAACAGTTCCTATCTGAACTTTCCCGGTGGTGACGGGATCGTCCGATACGGCGAGGGGATCTTCATCGGCTATCGCGGCTACGACCGGTCCGAGCAGGAGGTGAGCTTCCCGTTCGGCCACGGGCTGTCCTACACCAGTTTCCAGATCTCCGAACCGTCGGCGGTCGTCCAGGGCAGCGTCGAGTCCGGTGATCTCATCGTCACGATCACGGCGACGGTGACCAACACCGGCCGACGTGGCGGTGCCGAGGTCGTGCAGGCCTACGTCGGCGATCCACTGTCGATCGTTCCTCGCCCGGTCCGTGAGCTGAAGGCGTTCGCCCGGGTCGAACTGCAGCCGGGGGAGAGCGCGGACGTGGCGATGACCCTGGACGAGCGGGCGTTCGCGTTCTGGTCGGAGCGGCTCAACCGCTGGGCCGTCGAAGCCGGTGAGTTCGTGATCAGCGTCGGCTCCTCCTCACGGGATCTTGCCGGTTCCACCTCGATCATGATCGACGCTCCCTCAGTGACCGGTCCCATTCATCGCGACTCGACGATGGCCGAGTGGTTGGCCGACCCGGCGGCCGCGGCGATGTTGACCGCCGACCCGCGCATCGACGGAGCGTTGCAGGCGATGGACGAGCCGATGCGTGCGATGTTCGGCGACATGCCCGCCTCCACGGTTGCCGGCTTCGGTTTCCTCGGCTTCGATCTCGGAGCACTCGATGACATGATCAG
- a CDS encoding BlaI/MecI/CopY family transcriptional regulator, which translates to MVSSLGDLERRVMEELWAAAAPRSVREVHAALIRDRDLAYTTVMTVLDRLAKKGLVIRESAGRAYLYSAVQTREEMVAEVMHDALDGTEQDRTAALVAFVDRVTPDEAATMRDALARLEAKNAVPPTN; encoded by the coding sequence GTGGTGAGTTCCTTGGGTGACCTCGAACGTCGAGTGATGGAAGAGCTGTGGGCCGCCGCGGCGCCCCGCTCCGTTCGTGAGGTTCATGCTGCGCTGATCCGCGACCGGGACCTGGCGTACACGACTGTGATGACGGTGCTGGACCGGCTGGCGAAGAAGGGCCTGGTGATCCGGGAGAGTGCCGGCCGCGCCTACCTCTATTCGGCGGTGCAGACCCGTGAGGAGATGGTCGCCGAGGTGATGCACGACGCCCTGGACGGCACCGAACAGGATCGCACGGCGGCATTGGTGGCCTTCGTCGACCGGGTCACCCCGGACGAGGCGGCCACCATGCGTGATGCGCTGGCCCGACTGGAGGCCAAGAACGCCGTACCGCCCACGAACTGA
- a CDS encoding M56 family metallopeptidase, whose translation MIGVALGILAVILVGPGSIWVGRWTILHRAPRPAVVLWQAGSVSALLSVVGAGLALSLGLFHNPDPSVAEIIVYSLILIFTVVVVGRLVWSLIIVVRTSGARRTRHRRAVDLLDQVGRRAELAGPPGLRVMNEPVPVAYCLPAVRHSRVVVSDGALRTLSRDEVAAVLAHEEAHVRARHDLVLDTFTALHRAFPIAVRSDVPLNEARLLVELLADDAARRRTGAVPLARALVAMAAAPVPRFAMGVSYGTVVRVSRLAEDVRPHRLLSAGIYLLALGLIALPVVIVGAPQILDWLGIVVNLGWF comes from the coding sequence ATGATCGGCGTAGCGCTGGGGATCCTGGCTGTGATCCTGGTCGGCCCGGGTTCCATCTGGGTCGGTCGCTGGACCATTCTGCACCGGGCGCCGCGCCCGGCGGTCGTGCTGTGGCAGGCAGGATCGGTGTCGGCGTTGCTCTCCGTCGTTGGCGCCGGTCTGGCGCTCAGTCTCGGCCTCTTCCACAATCCCGATCCGTCGGTGGCCGAGATCATCGTCTACTCGCTGATCCTGATCTTCACCGTCGTAGTCGTTGGCCGGCTGGTCTGGTCGCTGATCATCGTTGTCCGTACCTCCGGTGCTCGTCGAACCCGGCACCGGCGTGCAGTGGATCTGCTGGACCAGGTCGGACGTCGGGCCGAGCTGGCCGGACCGCCCGGGCTGCGGGTGATGAACGAACCCGTGCCCGTCGCCTACTGCCTGCCGGCCGTCCGGCACTCCCGCGTCGTCGTCAGCGACGGCGCTCTGCGCACCCTGTCCCGCGACGAGGTGGCCGCCGTCCTGGCCCACGAGGAAGCACACGTCCGGGCCCGGCACGACCTGGTGCTGGACACCTTCACCGCACTGCACCGGGCCTTCCCCATCGCGGTCCGCAGCGACGTACCGCTGAACGAGGCACGGCTGCTGGTCGAGTTGCTGGCCGATGACGCGGCCCGGCGACGCACCGGGGCAGTCCCGCTGGCCCGGGCTCTGGTCGCGATGGCGGCGGCCCCGGTACCGCGGTTCGCGATGGGGGTCAGTTACGGCACGGTCGTCCGGGTCTCCCGGCTCGCCGAAGACGTACGGCCTCACCGGCTGCTGAGTGCCGGGATCTACCTGCTGGCGCTCGGTCTGATCGCCCTGCCGGTGGTCATCGTCGGCGCTCCGCAGATCCTCGACTGGCTCGGCATCGTGGTCAATCTCGGCTGGTTCTGA
- a CDS encoding phytanoyl-CoA dioxygenase family protein, which yields MTAIASPDLDQLAADYQRDGFVKVSGLLTPEEAAAYRRTSHELLQRLEQAADPTWGSASTVSMGRATSLQHLHDAQFYDAAFSRLLTDPRFTGVAAAVLGTPNVQLHHTKLFVKPPENGSPFPLHQDHPFFPHTDNRVAAAIFHFDDAPEEKGCVRVVPGSHLAGPREHDPDGGFHLNDVPFEEAVPQPAKAGDVLFFSCLTVHGSGVNISNEARTTWLVQFRDPADPPLTDAHSHSLGQGMMLAGIDPTGHRR from the coding sequence ATGACTGCCATCGCGTCCCCCGACCTTGATCAACTGGCCGCCGACTACCAACGCGACGGGTTCGTCAAGGTCTCCGGGCTGCTGACCCCGGAGGAAGCCGCGGCCTACCGGCGTACCAGCCACGAACTGTTGCAGCGACTGGAGCAGGCCGCCGACCCGACCTGGGGTTCGGCGTCGACGGTGTCGATGGGCCGGGCGACCAGCCTGCAGCACCTGCACGACGCCCAGTTCTACGATGCCGCCTTCAGCCGGCTGCTCACCGACCCGCGCTTCACCGGCGTGGCGGCAGCGGTCCTCGGCACCCCCAATGTGCAACTGCACCACACCAAGCTGTTCGTCAAGCCACCGGAGAACGGGTCGCCGTTCCCGCTGCACCAAGATCACCCCTTCTTCCCGCACACCGACAACCGGGTCGCGGCGGCGATCTTCCACTTCGACGATGCACCGGAGGAGAAGGGCTGCGTCCGGGTCGTGCCCGGCAGTCACCTGGCCGGGCCCCGGGAGCATGATCCCGACGGCGGCTTCCACCTCAACGATGTGCCGTTCGAGGAGGCCGTGCCGCAGCCCGCCAAGGCCGGCGACGTGCTCTTCTTCAGCTGTCTGACGGTGCACGGGTCGGGCGTCAACATCAGCAACGAGGCACGGACGACCTGGCTGGTCCAGTTCCGCGATCCGGCCGATCCGCCGTTGACCGACGCGCACAGCCATTCACTCGGTCAGGGCATGATGCTGGCGGGCATCGATCCGACCGGCCACCGTCGCTGA
- a CDS encoding molybdopterin-dependent oxidoreductase gives MTASRRGGTTEVPGNSNGGSGGSPVLLAWLSGVVAGLAGVATAEVISWLLTPLGEPLSAISEFVVGLLPAGLINFGKDTLRFADKPVLLIIVAVVALVITGVAGRIEYARRWAGVAGPVLLCLLAIIAIGTRPDVGFSAFPPVIIGTLVCYLVLRLLIGRLHGWSDPSVLQPPPPDSQLRTDRRRFLITSAVIGGTSIVVGTASRALSSGKSMALKARSLVQLPAPAKPASPVPAGADLEISGLTPYVTANGTFYRIDTAFQVPIVDPETWSLTITGMVDHEVTITWQQLLQLPLSEHYVTLTCVSNEVGGGLAGNARWLGYPVRELLKLAGPSAHADMVLSRSVDGFTASTPLDALTDPDRDAIIAIGMNGQPLPAEHGFPARMVVPGLYGYVSATKWIHSLNVTTFEADHGYWTPLGWAPRGPIKLASRIDTPSGNVRAGKVPVAGVAWAQHTGISKVEVRVDNQPWQTAKLADTVGPDTWRQWVWTWDAEPGDHTLTVRATDADGRVQTSQQAPPAPNGATGWDTQTVSVS, from the coding sequence ATGACGGCCTCCCGACGGGGCGGCACGACCGAGGTTCCGGGCAACTCCAACGGTGGTTCGGGCGGTTCGCCCGTGTTGCTGGCCTGGCTGTCCGGCGTGGTCGCCGGACTGGCTGGTGTGGCCACCGCTGAGGTGATCAGCTGGTTGCTGACGCCGCTGGGCGAGCCGCTGAGCGCGATCAGCGAGTTCGTCGTCGGCCTGCTGCCCGCCGGCCTGATCAACTTCGGCAAGGACACCCTGCGGTTCGCCGACAAACCGGTGTTGCTGATCATCGTCGCCGTGGTGGCGCTGGTGATCACCGGCGTCGCGGGTCGGATCGAGTACGCCCGCCGATGGGCGGGGGTGGCCGGGCCGGTCCTGCTGTGCCTGCTGGCGATCATCGCGATCGGCACCCGGCCGGATGTCGGATTCTCCGCCTTTCCGCCGGTGATCATCGGCACCCTGGTCTGCTATCTGGTGCTCCGGCTGTTGATCGGTCGATTGCACGGGTGGTCCGATCCGTCGGTGCTGCAGCCACCGCCCCCGGACTCCCAGTTGCGCACCGACCGTCGGCGGTTCTTGATCACCAGCGCGGTGATCGGCGGTACGTCGATCGTCGTCGGCACCGCGTCCCGAGCGCTGTCCAGCGGCAAGTCGATGGCGCTGAAGGCCCGATCGCTGGTGCAGTTGCCGGCGCCCGCGAAGCCTGCGTCTCCGGTTCCGGCCGGCGCGGACCTCGAGATCAGCGGCCTGACACCGTACGTCACCGCCAATGGCACCTTCTATCGGATCGACACGGCTTTCCAGGTGCCGATCGTCGATCCGGAGACCTGGTCGCTGACCATCACCGGGATGGTTGATCATGAGGTGACGATCACCTGGCAGCAACTGCTGCAACTGCCGCTGTCCGAGCACTACGTGACGCTGACCTGTGTCTCCAACGAGGTCGGCGGCGGGCTGGCCGGCAATGCCCGCTGGCTCGGCTATCCGGTCCGGGAGTTGCTCAAACTCGCCGGACCCAGTGCCCACGCCGACATGGTGCTGTCCCGCAGCGTCGACGGTTTCACCGCCAGCACCCCACTGGACGCGCTGACCGATCCCGATCGCGATGCGATCATCGCGATCGGGATGAACGGGCAGCCGCTGCCGGCCGAACACGGCTTCCCGGCCCGGATGGTGGTACCGGGACTGTACGGCTACGTCTCGGCCACCAAGTGGATCCATTCGCTCAACGTGACCACCTTCGAGGCGGATCACGGCTACTGGACGCCGTTGGGCTGGGCGCCGCGCGGTCCGATCAAGCTCGCCTCCCGGATCGACACGCCATCCGGCAATGTGCGGGCCGGGAAGGTGCCGGTCGCCGGGGTCGCCTGGGCGCAGCACACCGGAATCAGCAAGGTCGAGGTGCGGGTGGACAACCAGCCGTGGCAGACCGCGAAACTGGCCGACACGGTAGGACCGGACACCTGGCGGCAGTGGGTGTGGACCTGGGATGCCGAACCCGGTGACCACACCCTGACCGTGCGGGCGACCGACGCCGACGGCCGCGTTCAGACCTCCCAGCAGGCACCTCCCGCACCCAACGGGGCGACCGGCTGGGACACCCAGACGGTCTCGGTCAGCTGA
- a CDS encoding cytochrome ubiquinol oxidase subunit I, whose product MDTVLLSRLQFGITIVYHFFFVPVSIGLAGLVAGMQTAWVRTDNPRYLKLTRFYGKLFLINFTIGVVTGIVQEFQFGMNWSAFSRFVGDIFGAPLALEGLLAFFMESTFLGLWIFGWDKLPKKVHLACIWLVAVGTVLSAFWILAANSFMQHPVGYTINTELGRAELIDFGAVLTNPVLLATMPHQISACYMVGASVVTAAAAWHLVRVARTDRAGQAAMIAAGGTAADYVRDPEDEDSRSAFRTALKIGTVTLLIAGALTFIAGDTQGKVMTDVQPMKMAAAEALYNTEKPASFSIITIGTLDGRHEVWAIKVPRLLSFLAHSNFTGEVQGINNLQTEYAQKYGPGDYAPNIPVTYWTFRIMMGVGFVAFAGGVLILWLTRNGRDPATTGFWGLVWRYGPILLPFLPLLGNSFGWIFTEMGRQPWLVFGLLPTRDGISPNLTPVQVLISLIILTGLYGVLAVIELRLFTRAISAGLPDVEPEPEPDSADKPLSYAY is encoded by the coding sequence ATGGACACAGTGCTGCTCTCCCGACTGCAGTTCGGGATCACCATCGTCTACCACTTCTTCTTCGTTCCGGTCAGCATCGGCCTGGCCGGTCTGGTCGCCGGAATGCAGACGGCCTGGGTACGCACCGACAACCCGCGCTATCTGAAGCTCACCCGGTTCTACGGCAAGCTGTTTCTGATCAACTTCACCATCGGGGTCGTCACTGGCATCGTCCAGGAGTTCCAGTTCGGCATGAACTGGAGCGCGTTCTCCCGGTTCGTCGGCGACATCTTCGGTGCGCCGCTGGCGTTGGAGGGCCTGCTGGCCTTCTTCATGGAATCGACCTTCCTCGGGCTGTGGATCTTCGGCTGGGACAAGCTGCCGAAGAAGGTCCACCTGGCCTGCATCTGGCTGGTCGCCGTCGGCACCGTGCTGAGCGCCTTCTGGATCCTGGCCGCCAATTCCTTCATGCAGCACCCGGTCGGCTACACGATCAACACCGAGTTGGGCCGTGCTGAGCTGATCGACTTCGGAGCCGTCCTGACCAACCCGGTGCTGCTGGCCACCATGCCGCATCAGATCTCGGCCTGCTACATGGTCGGTGCGAGTGTGGTTACAGCAGCCGCCGCGTGGCACCTGGTCCGGGTGGCCCGCACGGACCGCGCCGGACAGGCCGCCATGATCGCCGCCGGGGGAACCGCTGCCGACTACGTGCGGGATCCCGAGGACGAGGATTCCCGATCCGCCTTCCGCACCGCACTCAAGATCGGCACGGTCACCCTGTTGATCGCCGGCGCGCTGACCTTCATCGCCGGCGACACCCAGGGCAAGGTGATGACCGACGTCCAGCCGATGAAGATGGCAGCCGCCGAGGCGCTGTACAACACCGAGAAGCCGGCATCCTTCTCGATCATCACCATCGGCACCCTGGACGGCAGGCACGAAGTCTGGGCGATCAAGGTGCCACGACTGCTCTCCTTCCTCGCGCACAGCAACTTCACCGGTGAGGTGCAGGGCATCAACAACCTGCAGACCGAGTACGCCCAGAAGTACGGTCCGGGCGATTACGCGCCGAACATCCCGGTCACCTACTGGACGTTCCGGATCATGATGGGCGTCGGCTTCGTCGCCTTCGCCGGCGGCGTGCTGATCCTCTGGTTGACCCGGAACGGCCGCGATCCGGCAACCACCGGGTTCTGGGGACTGGTCTGGCGATACGGGCCGATCCTGCTGCCGTTCCTGCCGTTGCTGGGCAACTCGTTCGGCTGGATCTTCACCGAGATGGGCCGGCAACCCTGGCTGGTGTTCGGACTGTTGCCGACCCGGGACGGCATCTCACCCAACCTCACCCCGGTGCAGGTGTTGATCTCCTTGATCATCCTCACCGGTCTGTACGGCGTGCTGGCGGTGATCGAACTCAGGCTGTTCACCCGTGCGATCAGTGCCGGACTGCCCGATGTCGAACCCGAACCCGAACCCGACAGCGCGGACAAACCACTGTCGTACGCCTACTGA
- a CDS encoding alpha-ketoglutarate-dependent dioxygenase AlkB produces the protein MTDLPECFRHLPGWVDAPERLFDELVEQLDWEQNDITIAGRTSKTPRLTCWMGDYAYTYSGVRNEPRPLPPLLAGLQERLIAESGAMYNSCLANLYRDGRDSIGYHSDNEPELGDRPTIASISLGSRRAFHVKQLATGQRWTLELGAGDLLIMGDESQSDYRHAVPKTARPVGPRMNLTFRHFQV, from the coding sequence GTGACCGATCTGCCCGAGTGCTTCCGCCATCTGCCCGGCTGGGTCGACGCGCCGGAACGACTGTTCGACGAGCTGGTCGAGCAGCTGGACTGGGAGCAGAACGACATCACCATCGCCGGTCGGACCAGCAAGACGCCCCGGCTGACCTGCTGGATGGGTGACTACGCCTACACCTACTCCGGGGTGCGGAACGAGCCGCGCCCCTTGCCTCCGTTGCTGGCCGGGCTGCAGGAACGCCTGATCGCCGAGTCCGGAGCCATGTACAACTCCTGCCTGGCCAACCTCTACCGCGACGGACGGGACTCGATCGGCTATCACAGCGACAACGAACCCGAACTCGGCGACCGGCCGACGATCGCTTCGATCAGCCTGGGCAGCCGCCGCGCGTTCCACGTCAAGCAGCTCGCCACCGGCCAACGGTGGACGCTCGAGCTCGGCGCCGGTGACCTGTTGATCATGGGTGACGAGTCCCAGTCGGATTATCGGCACGCCGTTCCCAAGACCGCGCGGCCGGTCGGGCCGCGGATGAACCTGACCTTCCGGCACTTCCAGGTCTGA